The Streptomyces sp. Mut1 genome window below encodes:
- a CDS encoding ABC transporter permease subunit produces the protein MASVPAVLTSEWTKIRTVSSTTWTLISAFVVTVAMGAALCAVMNSQFDQLAPEERATFDPTFISFSGMILGQLAMVVFGVLVVGTEYSSGMIRTSLAAVPQRATFLLGKMLVAGVLALVVGLATSFATFFLGQALLGDHRTDIGADNVLRAVVGGGLYMGLIAIFSMGVAAMLRSSMLSLGILMPFFFLVSQILTAVPGAKTVARYFPDQAGSKIMQVVPDALNSDPAPYGPWTGLLIMVAWVAAAVIGGLLVLKKRDA, from the coding sequence ATGGCTTCGGTCCCCGCTGTCCTGACCTCCGAATGGACCAAGATCCGGACGGTCTCCTCCACCACTTGGACGCTCATCTCGGCGTTCGTGGTCACCGTCGCGATGGGCGCGGCGCTGTGCGCGGTGATGAACTCCCAGTTCGACCAGCTCGCCCCCGAGGAGCGGGCCACCTTCGACCCCACCTTCATCAGCTTCTCCGGGATGATTCTCGGCCAGCTGGCGATGGTGGTGTTCGGGGTGCTGGTGGTCGGTACGGAGTACAGCTCCGGCATGATCCGCACCTCGCTGGCGGCGGTGCCCCAGCGTGCGACCTTCCTGCTCGGCAAGATGCTGGTCGCCGGGGTGCTGGCGCTGGTGGTGGGTCTCGCCACCAGTTTCGCCACGTTCTTCCTCGGCCAGGCGCTGCTGGGCGACCACCGTACGGACATCGGCGCGGACAACGTGCTGCGGGCGGTGGTCGGGGGCGGCCTCTACATGGGGCTGATCGCGATCTTCTCCATGGGGGTGGCGGCGATGCTGCGCAGCTCCATGCTGTCGCTCGGCATCCTGATGCCGTTCTTCTTCCTGGTCTCACAGATCCTGACGGCCGTGCCGGGCGCCAAGACGGTCGCCCGGTACTTCCCGGACCAGGCGGGCTCCAAGATCATGCAGGTGGTGCCGGACGCGCTGAACAGCGACCCGGCGCCGTACGGGCCGTGGACCGGACTGCTGATCATGGTCGCGTGGGTGGCGGCAGCGGTGATCGGCGGCCTCCTCGTCCTGAAGAAGCGGGACGCCTGA